From Oryza sativa Japonica Group chromosome 4, ASM3414082v1, one genomic window encodes:
- the LOC4335438 gene encoding wall-associated receptor kinase 4 isoform X4, translating into MLSTIKMIDMSPFSSVVPLLLFVLFSAVNPTVRSSSVPGNQGINSTILPSAATLEGCPRSCGNLSFDYPFGIGSGCFRNPDFNLTCDNTAQPPRLFLQGGTEVIEDIDAIVYGSTSNYLFMYVTVDFSHAIPVSPGTKDYNMSWKAPGRSFTLDNALLNITGCDFDIYLLDQDRNSAVRLCTVTCPNEEITEKVARQNCNGTGCCTIELFEATLSAFQFKFVQHSKGGLEAQTNRSSLWDRINITTIYASLSWSIVDQPTCASTRDNRTNYACASSKSKCCESYGLPDLGYLCGCDSGYWGNPYIPNGCQRDNGYIPAQQKANCSRSCGNISVPFPFGLEEGCFARKLFQLNCTSATSSSLQFDDEHQVTYINISEGLVGIRYTSNYEQEEFKVYVPKQPDLYIGSGESSSVRWAVANLTCQEAKQNYSGYACVSINSTCLGVNSTDGYIGYRCKCLPGFQGNPYVQNGCQDIDECNTPGICKGVCHNTIGNYYCTDCPYKTQYDTIEMKCTSIRKQNILLGIIIGLSVGFGILLVSLSATFICRRWKRDIQKQLRRKHFQKNQGLLLEQLILSDQNATDKTKIFSLEELEKATNNFDSTRILGRGGHGMVYKGILSDQRVVAIKRSKHIEEGEISQFINEVAILSQINHRNIVKLFGCCLETEVPLLVYDFIPNGSLFGVLHSGSSSDFSLSWDDCLRIAVEAAGALCYLHSAASVSVFHRDVKSSNILLDVNYTAKVSDFGASRLVPIDQTHVVTNVQGTFGYLDPEYYHTGQLNEKSDVYSFGVVLVELLIRREPIFTTVSGSKQNLSNYFLWELKVKPIKEIVAAYVHEEATEDEINSVASLAEKCLMLRSEDRPTMKQVEMTLQFLRTKKLNSCHATPENDEELQQLLPRRSEASCEQVAVNLGNSANSESRNSLKCYSLEQEFISSVGLPC; encoded by the exons ATGCTAAGCACTATAAAGATGATCGACATGAGCCCCTTCAGTTCAGTGGTTCCTCTGCTCCTATTCGTCTTGTTTTCTGCAGTGAATCCAACTGTGAGATCATCCAGCGTGCCAGGAAATCAAGGTATCAACAGCACCATTCTTCCTTCTGCGGCCACTCTGGAAGGCTGCCCACGGAGCTGCGGCAACCTGAGCTTCGACTACCCATTCGGCATTGGTTCTGGCTGCTTCAGGAACCCAGACTTCAATCTCACCTGTGACAACACCGCACAACCACCTAGGCTCTTCCTGCAGGGTGGGACAGAGGTTATCGAAGATATTGATGCTATTGTATACGGTAGCACCTCAAACTACCTATTTATGTATGTCACCGTTGATTTTTCCCATGCAATCCCAGTAAGTCCAGGTACCAAAGATTATAACATGTCCTGGAAAGCCCCAGGGAGATCTTTTACTCTTGATAATGCCTTGCTAAACATTACTGGCTGTGACTTTGATATATACCTGCTTGATCAAGACAGAAATAGCGCTGTGAGGCTCTGTACAGTTACTTGCCCCAACGAAGAAATCACGGAAAAGGTGGCCAGGCAGAACTGCAATGGTACAGGGTGCTGTACCATCGAGTTATTTGAGGCTACTCTCAGTGCATTCCAGTTCAAATTTGTCCAACACAGCAAAGGTGGGCTCGAGGCACAAACAAACAGAAGCTCTTTATGGGACAGAATCAACATAACAACTATCTATGCTAGCCTGTCGTGGAGTATCGTCGATCAACCAACATGCGCCAGCACAAGGGATAATAGGACCAACTATGCCTGCGCCAGCAGCAAAAGCAAGTGCTGTGAGAGCTATGGATTACCTGATCTTGGTTACCTCTGTGGATGTGATAGTGGATATTGGGGAAACCCATACATACCCAATGGTTGCCAGCGTGATAACG GATATATTCCAGCTCAGCAGAAGGCAAACTGCTCCCGATCGTGTGGGAACATCAGTGTTCCATTTCCTTTTGGGTTAGAAGAAGGATGCTTTGCAAGGAAGCTATTTCAGCTTAACTGCACAAGTGCAACATCCTCTAGCCTCCAATTTGATGATGAGCATCAGGTGACATACATAAATATCAGTGAGGGTCTTGTGGGCATTAGATATACATCTAATTATGAGCAGGAGGAATTTAAAGTCTATGTACCTAAGCAACCAGATCTCTATATTGGATCTGGCGAATCATCGTCTGTGCGATGGGCTGTTGCCAATCTAACGTGCCAAGAAGCAAAGCAGAACTACTCCGGATATGCATGTGTTAGCATCAATAGCACATGCTTGGGGGTAAACTCTACAGATGGTTACATTGGTTATAGATGCAAATGTTTGCCTGGCTTTCAAGGAAATCCATATGTGCAAAATGGCTGTCAAG ATATTGATGAGTGCAACACCCCGGGCATCTGTAAAGGAGTATGCCATAATACCATAGGAAACTACTATTGCACTGATTGTCCTTATAAAACACAGTATGATACTATAGAAATGAAGTGCACTTCAATAAGAAAGCAAAATATTCTGCTAG GTATCATTATTGGGCTTAGTGTTGGTTTTGGCATTCTACTTGTCAGCTTAAGTGCAACATTTATCTGCCGTAGATGGAAAAGGGACATCCAAAAGCAACTACGTCGGAAGCATTTCCAAAAGAACCAAGGTCTTCTCCTAGAACAACTAATATTGTCGGATCAAAATGCAACTGACAAGACAAAGATTTTCTCTTTAGAGGAGCTAGAGAAAGCAACAAACAACTTTGATTCTACACGTATCCTTGGTCGTGGAGGGCATGGTATGGTGTACAAAGGTATTTTATCTGATCAACGCGTAGTTGCAATAAAAAGGTCTAAACACATTGAAGAAGGTGAGATCAGCCAATTTATCAATGAGGTTGCTATTCTCTCTCAAATAAATCACCGAAATATAGTAAAATTATTTGGATGTTGTCTAGAAACCGAGGTCCCGCTGTTGGTATATGACTTTATTCCCAATGGGTCATTATTTGGTGTTCTGCATTCTGGCTCAAGCAGTGATTTCTCTTTGTCATGGGATGACTGTCTAAGAATTGCAGTGGAAGCTGCAGGAGCCCTCTGTTATCTCCATTCGGCAGCTTCAGTATCAGTCTTCCATCGTGATGTCAAGTCCTCTAATATACTCCTAGATGTGAACTACACAGCTAAAGTATCAGACTTTGGTGCTTCAAGATTGGTTCCAATTGACCAGACTCACGTAGTTACAAATGTACAGGGTACATTTGGCTACTTAGATCCAGAGTATTACCATACTGGGCAGCTGAATGAGAAGAGTGATGTATATAGTTTTGGTGTGGTACTTGTGGAACTACTAATCAGAAGAGAACCTATTTTTACAACAGTATCAGGATCAAAGCAGAACTTGTCCAATTACTTCCTTTGGGAGCTGAAGGTAAAGCCAATCAAAGAGATAGTTGCAGCCTACGTTCATGAGGAAGCTACTGAGGATGAGATAAACAGTGTCGCTTCTCTTGCAGAGAAGTGCTTGATGCTCCGAAGTGAAGATAGGCCTACAATGAAGCAAGTTGAAATGACTTTACAGTTCTTGCGAACAAAAAAGTTGAACTCATGCCATGCTACTCCAGAAAACGATGAAGAGCTGCAACAGTTGCTACCGAGAAGGTCTGAAGCTAGTTGCGAGCAAGTGGCTGTTAACTTGGGTAACAGTGCTAATTCTGAGTCTCGAAATAGCCTCAAATGCTATAGCTTGGAGCAAGAGTTCATTTCATCTGTTGGGCTGCCATGCTAA